CAGCAGCAAGGCCGTGAAGCCCGCCGTGACAAAGGGCCGCTCCAGCACGTCCTCGGTCATCAGGGTCAGGCTGAAGCCGTGGTCAAACAGGTAAATCAGGAAGTGCAGCGCGGCGTACCCAAACGCCAGCAGACCCAGGGTCTTGCGAAGCCGGGCGGGCCACGTCCAGCCGGTCAGCAGGCGCAGCGGCGTGCAGGCCAGAGACAGCACCAGCAGGGTTAGGGCCAGGAGCCCCGTCTGGAAGGTGGCCCGCTGAATCGGGTTGGCGCCCAGCGCGCCGCTCAGGGCGTCGGCCACCAGCACCGCTGCAGGCAGCAGGCCCCCCGCCGTCACCGCCGGCACCAGCCAGCTCAGGGAACGCCGGCCAGGCCGTGCGCTCAGAAATACTTCCTCAGGTCCATGCCCTTGTACAGACTCGCCACCTGATCGGCATAGCCGTTAAAGGGCAGGGTCTTGCGACGGCCCAGTTCACCGATACGCCGCTCGGTGGCCTGGCTCCAGCGGGGGTGCGGCACGGCTGGGTTGACGTTGGCGTAAAAGCCGTATTCGCTGGGGGCGGCCAGCGCCCAGGTGGTCTGAGGCTGCGTTGAGGTCAGGGTAATGCGGACGATGCTCTTGATGCCCTTAAAGCCGTACTTCCAGGGCACCGCCAGGCGCAGCGGCGCGCCGTTCTGGCCCGGCAAGACGCGCCCATGCAGGCCCACCGCCATGAAGGCGAGAGGATGCAGCGCCTCGTCCAGCCGCAGGCCCTCTACATACGGCCACTTCAGCACCGCCTGCCGCTGGCCGGGCAACTGCTTGGGGTCCAGCAGCGCCGTGAACTGCACGTACTTGGCCTTGCTGGTCGGCTCCATGCGCCGGATCAGGGCGGCCAGGGGAAACCCCAGCCAGGGCATGACCATGCTCCAGCCCTCGACACAGCGCATGCGGTAGATGCGGTCTTCCAGGGGAAACCACGACTGCAGCGTGTCTATATCGACGGTCTGAGGCTTGCGGACCTCGCCGTCCAGGCGCACGGTCCAGGGCCGGGGCTTTAAGCTGGCCGCCAGCCGCGCCGGGTCGGCCTTGTCCAGCCCCAGTTCGTAAAAGTTGTTGTAGGTCGTCGCCTGCCCGTAGGGCGTGACAGCCTCTTTGGTGTCGTAGGGGCCCAGCGGGCGGGCCGGGCGGGCAAAGGGGTCGGCACTCTGGGCCTCGGCGCTGCCCG
Above is a genomic segment from Deinococcus betulae containing:
- a CDS encoding sulfite oxidase heme-binding subunit YedZ, with the protein product MPAVTAGGLLPAAVLVADALSGALGANPIQRATFQTGLLALTLLVLSLACTPLRLLTGWTWPARLRKTLGLLAFGYAALHFLIYLFDHGFSLTLMTEDVLERPFVTAGFTALLLLVPLALTSTPRAVRRLGFARWTRLHQLAYVSVSLAGLHYYWGVKKDHTSPLIYAGVIAALFLVRLLRRPAATRPRRVRAEPAPRAPR
- the msrP gene encoding protein-methionine-sulfoxide reductase catalytic subunit MsrP, producing the protein MTDPQTPDDAQPQDQQRRILTPGSDLNPRREFLRSATLFTVTAGALGGGLELLTRRPGAGSAEAQSADPFARPARPLGPYDTKEAVTPYGQATTYNNFYELGLDKADPARLAASLKPRPWTVRLDGEVRKPQTVDIDTLQSWFPLEDRIYRMRCVEGWSMVMPWLGFPLAALIRRMEPTSKAKYVQFTALLDPKQLPGQRQAVLKWPYVEGLRLDEALHPLAFMAVGLHGRVLPGQNGAPLRLAVPWKYGFKGIKSIVRITLTSTQPQTTWALAAPSEYGFYANVNPAVPHPRWSQATERRIGELGRRKTLPFNGYADQVASLYKGMDLRKYF